Below is a genomic region from Trichoderma asperellum chromosome 2, complete sequence.
GGTCCGAAGCAGGTCCTTCTGTTCCTGCTTGGCGCGTCTCCGTCGTGCAATACGTTCTTGGTCGACCCGCTCTGGCCTGATGGCTCCATGTCAGATACCAAACTATCTTGGTATGAATCACTTCTTCAGCAAGGGGGGATGGGGAGTGAGGCTGACTGTCTTCGATGGCTTCTCTTTCGGCGGTGCCGCCTATGTATTTGGAACTGGCCATCCCAAAATCCCGTCCAAGAGAGCATCATGGCTAcgcagatgaggatgatgatgacgtaGATGACGATGTTAGCCACTATGAATGCGGCATTGCCAAGCTTGGTCTTGGCGAAGAAAAAGCCGTACTGCTCGCATTGGTGCCCTTTGGTCGGTATGTAAGTCGCAAAGAACCAGATCCCAACGGCTGAAATGACTATTAGAAGGATCATGTTCGAAACAATATATACGGGCATCTTGATTTCTCCTGTCCGTTTCAGAGGATCCCACTTGGGGTTGCAACAAGAGAGTGTATTCCAGATATATATCGGTATCAGAAAGACGTAGCATCCAGCTGCGAGCTGGAGTACGATATAAATATCGGCGGGCTGGATGTCCTGGCCAGCAATCGCAACAAGCGATCCGAGAATGATCCCCCGGACAGAAGAAGGCCCAGAAGCCGTACGTCGGACACATCTGCTTCGTCAAAGAACTCGACCAGTATCTCGCCAAACCACTAGATGTAAATGCCAAGCCGTATGCCCAAGCCATACATGTCAGGACGCCCCTGGTGCCCACATGAGGCCATCGTGATAAGCCGTAATCGCGGCAGACATTTTCAACGACAGGTTTCGTGACGAGTCAAAACAAATATAGAAAGTCGACTATGTACCTGGTCCAATGcaaaagatgatggagaagtcAGCAAACTTATACTGCCACAGACGTGGTCATTCGCTGCAGCCAGCCTTGCTGCACAATGGATTTATGCTGTCTTTAACCTTAACAGACGGGCCTTATGTCCGGTTGGGCAAACGTGGGCAATCTTCCTCTGGTGCCAGCGAAGAGCATATTTGAATGTTACATCCCCATAGCATTGCTTGATAGTGCAGCATTGAGCCAGGGAGCGGATGAGGCAAGTGAGGCGAGCTGGTGCGCGGTGTAAGTGCGGACACGCCATCATTGTTGGACGAGGTAACGTATAgcatgaagaagagcgagggCCGTCTATTTTGTTTATCGTACATTGGGCGTCTTTCGGAGCAATTTGATAGCTCAAAAGACGGAATATGGGACATGCGGCTTGTGTTTGTCGACGCGACCCTGGTGTAACCATTTGGCCAGCATATTGGGCACTCATCTTGTGAAGCTGTGATTAATAGGAGCTTACGAGGTAGGATAGACAGCTATGTTCTGGGATGTGGAACTTTTGGAGTAGAGAATCCTATTATGAGAATAAGTGAGCTTGGATGGGAATAGCTAAGCGGTACCAATTTCGCCTTGTCGGAACTATTTGGACTAATACACGCACAAAAAACTGTAAAGTATTGCAGTAACAATACAATATACTACTATACGTGATATAGATTCCATTCTCCTCATAGTTTATTATTCACAAGCAATACAACGTTGTCACCCTCACTCTGGAGAAACCTTAGATTATACACGCAGAAAATTCCTCCATCACCCAAATGGCACGCCTCTAACGCGTCGACATAAAATTACACCCGATTTCATCATAGCTTTACCTGCTCGTTGGTTGTGGTCTTCTTATCGACACGATCTTGACTAAATTACTACCAGCTTTACCTGCCTACCTATATTCCTTTCCCGTTTCCTGTGATAAAAAAGTCCATTCCTTTCGTAACGTGTACACACTGTCGAATTTACATCCGCTAACgtatatttctatttttcgCTATTACTGAACATATTATGACTTCATCCTATCACACTATGTCTTCATTATTTAGCGACGTGCAATGTGGTCCATCATTAGATGGCTTGCCTAGAGACGTCCGGCTTCTAATTATAAAAGCCCTGATAAATTCATACATCATCAGCATAACGGTTGGAGACTCAATTTTGTTCAGCAGCGGCTGAATGAAGCTGTTATCAAGTCTCACGGTGATGCAATTCACGCTTTAAAGCTTTCAACCCAGGTTGTTCGGCCCCTCTCGTTGCAGCCGATTCTGAGAGAACAGAAGGCTCTAGAAGGCGTACAGACCGTGTAATGGCGTATGGGTTAGGGATAGTACCACATTTCTTCAACATAGCACTGTCAATATCCTAGTAATAAAGGGCTTACCGtttagaaagaagagagaagcagaatGTGATGGAGCCAGGAGAAAAACCAAGATTCGCACAACTTACTAGTTAATGATGAAACTTGGCATATGCATTATCAATCTTTAACTAACAACTAAAACTAACTGCTAAACCGCTATTAAACAAGACGGTAATAAGGTCACGCACCCCAATTTGACCTGTGTTTTAAATAGATATGGCGTCATCTCATTCAATCCCATGGGCAGTAAATATTTCTAATGTACCAAAGTAGGCCCTTAGTTCTTCATCGATGTTGTCTCTCATGTGGTAGTGCAAGTATTCAGGTTCGCTTTTACGTCGCCTCCTCGGTTCTTGGCCTACATCGCTGCTACTTCGGACGTCTGAGAGCGAAATATCGCACAGTTCTCGGGCATATCCTCTCGGGCAAGAATCTTTCTCGCCCTCCCCTAACCAGCTGCATTTTTCTTCGGCTTTGCAATTGTCTGACATAATTTCAGACGCTTCGGCTGTGTCCAAGCCCGGAATAGACAGGACAGCGAGATTTTGGAGGTGGCTAGCAATATGCTCGTGCAACGGCTGATGTAGATTCTCCTCTGAGGCACTAGTCGAGATGTCCCGTTTAGGAATATCCGGAATGCAATCGCAAAATGGACAAATATGCTCGTCGCGAGTAACAAGTTTGTATTGACAGATTTCAAGTACATCCAGTTCATGCTTAGTCGGCGGTCCTCTAATGGGATGGTTGTGCTCATCATTCATGTGCTCCCGAAAGCTTTCAAGCTCATTAAAACGGGCAACGTCATGCTCAAAATCGCAGAGCCAGGTGCCGATATGAATTCTTTTGGTCCACTCAGGTGAGTGCCTGTGGTTCATGTGATCGACCCAATGTCCTATAGTTCTGAAGAAGAGCACTGGAGTCCTGCATTGTTCCGAAAGGCAAACATAAGGCTTTACGTCTTCATTTAAATGGTCTCTAAAGTAGAATAGGTAGAATATATAGGTTTGGAAATCAAGGGAATGAGAAGCAGATACGTACTTCCAGATTTTAGGATGGCGGCTGAGAAAAGCGGTAGAAACTTTCTCTGCGCAATACGGGCATATACAGTCCGTGGTACCTGGTGGAAAATGAGGATTGGGGGGGGATTTGCACGTAGATAGGCACACAGAAGATCCCATACTCTTAGCTGAAGGAGCTGATCCATATTGGAAGTCGCTGTAGGCTACACCAACGTTCAGCTTATTCCTCGTAACGACAGATTCTGTGCAAGTAATACCACCTTCCACGTTATGTGGCAAACGAGCAAGCGTGTACAaaagctgaggctgaggctgagatggCTGTGACGGAATGGCAGAGGCTGGATATTCTTGATTGTTATTGCTTTGGCTTCGGGCACTTCGGGCTCTTCTGGCCCTCAATTTTTCTGCATCTTTGAACGTGAGACGTAAGCGTCTTCGGCGAATTGCAACGGACAAGGCGAGTTGATCGCAGAGAGAAGGCTGAGCATGGGGAAACATGCGCCTGATAATGGGAAACATGTGATTTTTAAAGTCCGTGGTATCGTCTTTTATGAATGCTGCGTCGAGACTGAGGTCCTCATTCCGTATAGATGCTTTGCGAATCATTTCCGTTAAGGCATGTAGCTCTTCAATCGCAAATCGAATGCCCTCCATCGCCTCAAGCGGTGTGTATAAGTATTCCGTTCCGCCTGAAATTACTGGTCATAATTAGCTCACGAGCCACAATTCATAACTTATAAATGCCCTTAGAAGAGAAGCGTACCAGATTCCAAATTTTCTATGAGGACCTCTAGAAGACCTATAACCTCAGTTTTCACACCTCTGTACTCTTGAAAGAGTGAATACAGGGAATCACTGATATCTCTAGCCAGAGCACTAGTGCGTTCAAACCAATACATAGAATTTGAGTTCATATCCACTATGAACTCGGCAATCTCTTTTGAACGTTCATTGGTAGTCTCCGGCTTGTTAGAGGCACATGGTGAATTTGCTTGGCCCATTTGTTTACCAAACAGAAAGATGCACTTCACAACAGCCGCGGAGACATCCTTATGTTTTTGTACATCATCGTAATCCTCTTCAAATTCTAAATCGTCGTCGTTCTCTAAGCTTAGCACATTGCCCTGCTCAAAGCCTGTCGCGTCGTCATTGTTGTAAGAGAAGGCATCTTGAGCCTCCTCATGGCATACTACACCGTCTTGTCTGTTGGCTTCTTCCATCGTTGTATCGATGTGATACATATGGGGTGAGAGATTTGCAATTgtttgttgaagaagaagaatggaggTGTGTCCCTGAATTTTGCGTTCTTTTTCTGAAGCAGGTAGACGATGTGGTCATCCAGGAATCTTGAATTTGCCGGTTGGTGCCACAGCTCTGGTAGCTACTGGAAATGGCCGAGCGGGTTTGGCCCAGATTTGACAGAAGTGGTCTGTACACTGTAATCTACATGTTCGTAGGTGTCGTAACTCGGAAAGATATCAGTAGCACATATTTCCTACGACTGAGTTGTTTCCTGAAAGTGAAAACGGTGTATACAATGTACATTCAGCTACTCTGTATGTTCCCAATCCTGTTTCTTTCAGAGGATATTATTTGGGTAGAAGCTCTCCTTTCAACTACCATAGACTCAAAACTTCTCTACCTAGTCTATTCATGTCAATATATTTTTAGAGTACCTAGTGCTGTAGTTGTACTCTCTGATATAAACTGGTTTTAGGAGAAGATGAATATCACGGAGTAGTTTTAAATTGGGATGAAATCTCTCCATAGTCAAGAGTATATACCGTTCTGAATGCCTTGTAGCCAAAGCCTTTGGCTCCCGCACTTTGGGGGAGCGCGACGTTTTTCACATTTTTCACATTCACATGCGCAAATTAATTTTGACAGATACTGTTCGGCCGCATCTGATGGATTGGTAAAAGTTATCATGTGAGCTGGCATTTACAATGTTTCCTTCATATTTACACAAAACCATTAGGATTATCTCCGCAATTTGAACAATTCTTAGTAATTCACCAATTCCGCGCGAGTAATTACGCCAAGTGTAACAGCTAAGACGAAGAATCGTTTAGTTAATATGCTATATAGATAAATGTTTAACTATTGCCGATTCTCAGAGAAATGATCATCTAAGcataaaattatatacattACTGTTAGCTACACATCTTATGCCACATCCATCGGCTCTAATTCTGAGAGACGTAGAGAGCAGCAACGAGACACTGAAGGGCGCTGCTCTGGCTACTGGCTGTAGCGGAGCCAAGAACATAGGGACCACCCCAATCAGCACCATTGAAGCAGTCGCCTGCCTCCACAGCGAGATCATTTTGCCAGATGGACTGGGCGTTCTTTTCTAAAAATGCCTTGTAGGCAGGATAAGGCTGACTGTGGTACAGTTTTTGGAGGTTTCTAGCAAAAACACCCTTGAACTGAAGATTATCGCCACTGCAGTTATGTGTCAAATCGCAGCTGTCAGCAAGAATGCCGTTACTGTCGACCAGATGAGCCATGGTAGCATTGGCAATGACACTGGCTGATGTGAGGTAGGATGAGTCTCCCGTGGCGATATAGAGGTCTGCAAGACCACCTATGATAACACCTTGATTGTAGGTCCAAGTTGGCTGGTTGTTGTCATTCACACAGGTGTTGCCGTTAACAGCGTCGTTGACAAGGCCTTGGCTGTTGACGAAGCCAACCTTTTGGAACCAGGCCCACACTGTTTGAGCGGCACTAAGGTATGTCTGCTTTTGGCTGCTAGGAACACGGTTGGCGAGACCAGCGCTAATGGCAAGGTACAGCTCTATCATTCCATGTTAACCTCTTATATCTTCCAGTTGCCAGCTgtgagatgaagaaagaacCCACCATTAGGGATAGCCAGTGGATTGTCGGTCTTGACTTCGCCTTTGAACCAAGGAAGACCACCACAATTAAGATTGCCCCAGCCAGCATTCATATCCTGCCAAATAGCAATGGATTCCGTGAGGTAATCCTGATCTCCGGTGATATCGTAGACATCttgccaagccaagcccCACCAACCTTCATCGTCGCTACATGTTTTTATTCTTGATCAGGAACCATTGAATTTAGATATTTTCgccaaaagagcaaaaacacTCACTAGTGACTTGCTAGAAAACCTTGCTCTCTTTTACTGAACTTGCCGGGAACGCTGCGCGCAGATCCCTTAGGCACAACGATCTTACGGCCTGTGCCGTCTAATTGTATGACACCGTGAGAAGGCTGACCTCCCTTGAGATAAGTGTTTTGCCACATCCAGGCAGTCCTGTTCTTGACACCACTATCGAGCGCAGCGAGACTGGCAACTGCTGTAATCATGACGCCGGCTTGCCAGAAGTAGTAGGCGCCATTGGGATAGAGGAAGAGTCCGAGGTCTTTGTCATACCATCGGAGAAGTTGG
It encodes:
- a CDS encoding uncharacterized protein (EggNog:ENOG41), with the translated sequence MEEANRQDGVVCHEEAQDAFSYNNDDATGFEQGNVLSLENDDDLEFEEDYDDVQKHKDVSAAVVKCIFLFGKQMGQANSPCASNKPETTNERSKEIAEFIVDMNSNSMYWFERTSALARDISDSLYSLFQEYRGVKTEVIGLLEVLIENLESVISGGTEYLYTPLEAMEGIRFAIEELHALTEMIRKASIRNEDLSLDAAFIKDDTTDFKNHMFPIIRRMFPHAQPSLCDQLALSVAIRRRRLRLTFKDAEKLRARRARSARSQSNNNQEYPASAIPSQPSQPQPQLLYTLARLPHNVEGGITCTESVVTRNKLNVGVAYSDFQYGSAPSAKSTTDCICPYCAEKVSTAFLSRHPKIWKTPVLFFRTIGHWVDHMNHRHSPEWTKRIHIGTWLCDFEHDVARFNELESFREHMNDEHNHPIRGPPTKHELDVLEICQYKLVTRDEHICPFCDCIPDIPKRDISTSASEENLHQPLHEHIASHLQNLAVLSIPGLDTAEASEIMSDNCKAEEKCSWLGEGEKDSCPRGYARELCDISLSDVRSSSDVGQEPRRRRKSEPEYLHYHMRDNIDEELRAYFGTLEIFTAHGIE
- a CDS encoding uncharacterized protein (TransMembrane:1 (n5-15c19/20o53-71i)~EggNog:ENOG41~SECRETED:SignalP(1-19)~CAZy:GH76), yielding MARKTLFALTALVAAGAYADNTSYDVNAGCSNDQLLRWYDKDLGLFLYPNGAYYFWQAGVMITAVASLAALDSGVKNRTAWMWQNTYLKGGQPSHGVIQLDGTGRKIVVPKGSARSVPGKFSKREQGFLASHYDDEGWWGLAWQDVYDITGDQDYLTESIAIWQDMNAGWGNLNCGGLPWFKGEVKTDNPLAIPNELYLAISAGLANRVPSSQKQTYLSAAQTVWAWFQKVGFVNSQGLVNDAVNGNTCVNDNNQPTWTYNQGVIIGGLADLYIATGDSSYLTSASVIANATMAHLVDSNGILADSCDLTHNCSGDNLQFKGVFARNLQKLYHSQPYPAYKAFLEKNAQSIWQNDLAVEAGDCFNGADWGGPYVLGSATASSQSSALQCLVAALYVSQN